The nucleotide window CGTGAAACCTTAAGTCAAAACCCTCGTTTCCCAGGCCATCCCGGCCCACGAGGTCCCTCCCGATGAAAGCATTCACCCTGGCAACCCTTATGACCCTGGCCGCAAGCCCGGTGTTTGCCTTCAACCTCAGCGATGCTGCCAACGCCGTGTCCGCCATGCAAACTCAGAAGCAGCAGGGCCAAGTACAGGCTCCCGAGGCACAGGCCAATCTGCTGAACACCTTGGGCAGCGAATTGAAGATCACCCCCGAACAGGCCGTGGGCGGAGCTGGGGCGATGTTGGGGCTGGCGCGCAACAACCTGAGCAGCGATGACTACGGCCAACTGACCAAGGCAGTGCCAGGGCTGGACCTGCTGGCCGGTGCGAATGCGTTGGGCGGGTTAAGTGGGTTCGGCGATTTGCTGGGCAAGAACAGCGAAAGCGAGTCGGCCCTGAGCAACGCGCTGGGCAACAACGTGGAAAACCGCAGCGACCTGGACAGTGCGTTCAAGGCGCTGGGGATGGATACCGGGATGATCGGGCAGTTTGCGCCACTGATTCTGCAGTATTTGGGGCAGCAGGGGATTGCTGGGTCATTGTTGCAGAACCTGAGTAGCCTGTGGACCGCGCCGGCATCTACACCAGCCCCTTCGGTGTAAAAAATAGAGGGCACTGAAACGTATTCATAGTCAGCGCTTAGGCGCGAGATCAGTGCCCTTTTCTTTAGTCTCATATTTAAATTGAGCGGGTTTTACGGATCTCCTTTCTGAGTTGATCAAATCGTTGTTTCGTATTTTCAAGAATTCCAAATCTTTCTTCATCTGCTACGTCAATCTCAATTCCATTGGACGCGCGCATTTCGATTTTTTTGCGGAGGTCAGCGAACTTATTTAGCAATGGCTCATTTTTCATGAGCTCTCTTTCGTAATATTTTATAAGTTCTGCCCGGTATCGAAACTGGTCAAGTCTAGTC belongs to Pseudomonas putida NBRC 14164 and includes:
- a CDS encoding DUF2780 domain-containing protein, with the translated sequence MKAFTLATLMTLAASPVFAFNLSDAANAVSAMQTQKQQGQVQAPEAQANLLNTLGSELKITPEQAVGGAGAMLGLARNNLSSDDYGQLTKAVPGLDLLAGANALGGLSGFGDLLGKNSESESALSNALGNNVENRSDLDSAFKALGMDTGMIGQFAPLILQYLGQQGIAGSLLQNLSSLWTAPASTPAPSV